A genomic segment from Rubrobacter tropicus encodes:
- a CDS encoding carbohydrate ABC transporter permease, with product MTVQTGEGRPSPEPKRPGVAARERRRRQLIIPYLFLLPFLVLFLLFLVLPLGYALGISVFADRLVGGTVFVGAENYVRAFTDPAFLGGVRRLLVYGVFQVPIMLGFALVLALVLDSGVTWFRTLFRLGFFLPYAVPSVVAALIWGYLYGQDFGPFAQLAGYLGLPAPDFLSENWILPSIANIVTWEFTGYNMIILYAALQAVPGELRDAGAVDGAKGWQIALYIKIPLILPALFLTVVFSIIGTLQLFNEPQLLQPLAPGAIGQAFSPNLYAYSLAFTNQQYEYSAAISFALGAVVVVCSYVFMLVTNRGEARG from the coding sequence TTGACGGTCCAGACTGGGGAGGGGCGGCCCTCCCCCGAGCCGAAACGTCCAGGCGTGGCGGCGCGGGAGAGGCGCAGGCGGCAGTTGATCATCCCCTACCTCTTCCTCTTGCCGTTCCTGGTGCTGTTCTTGTTGTTCCTCGTCTTGCCGCTCGGGTACGCGCTTGGGATCAGCGTCTTCGCGGACAGGCTCGTCGGGGGGACCGTGTTCGTGGGCGCCGAGAACTACGTCAGGGCTTTCACCGACCCGGCTTTTCTGGGGGGCGTGAGGCGGCTTCTGGTATACGGGGTCTTCCAGGTGCCGATCATGCTCGGGTTCGCCCTCGTCCTGGCGCTCGTGCTGGACAGCGGCGTGACTTGGTTTCGGACGCTCTTCCGGCTAGGGTTTTTTCTTCCGTACGCGGTGCCTAGCGTGGTGGCCGCGCTCATCTGGGGGTATCTGTACGGGCAGGACTTCGGGCCGTTCGCCCAGCTAGCGGGTTATCTGGGTCTTCCCGCGCCGGACTTTCTCTCGGAGAACTGGATCTTGCCTTCCATAGCCAACATCGTGACCTGGGAGTTCACGGGGTACAACATGATCATCCTCTACGCCGCGCTCCAGGCGGTGCCGGGGGAGCTCAGGGACGCCGGGGCCGTGGACGGGGCCAAAGGGTGGCAGATCGCGCTGTACATCAAGATCCCCCTGATCCTGCCCGCCCTTTTCCTGACGGTGGTCTTCTCGATCATCGGCACGTTGCAGCTCTTTAACGAGCCCCAGCTCTTGCAGCCGCTGGCGCCCGGCGCCATCGGGCAGGCCTTCTCCCCGAACCTCTACGCCTACTCGCTCGCGTTCACCAACCAGCAGTACGAGTACTCAGCGGCTATCTCGTTCGCCCTCGGAGCCGTCGTTGTCGTCTGCTCTTACGTCTTCATGCTCGTGACCAACAGGGGGGAGGCGCGCGGCTGA
- a CDS encoding ABC transporter substrate-binding protein, with translation MNGELRRRGLTRGDFLRLGGGAVMGASVLGGLAGCGGGSSGGKTELTLWAWLPDFQEQVDMFEKAHPNIKVKLVNAGQGADEYQKLRTALKAGSGAPDVVHMEFQFVPTFRQIEGLADISEYGANDLKGDYAEWTWEQVSDGDAVFAMPWDSGPMGLLYRKDVFDEFGLRVPETWEQFAQQAEKLKQASPETFLADFTPEDGGWITGLMWQAGARPFSVDGTTVSIDLDSPEFRRLSEFWGDLVERDLIATKPGFTNDWYRSFAKGTYATWPTAAWGPVFLEGVAGESKGKWRAAPLPQWESGAQASSNWGGSTLAVTTQSEYPEEAATLAKWLTNAPEPTKLYTTKQFLFPVLNELLESPDFKNLKNDFYGGQAVNSVFVEASNRVDTGFEFSPFQDYVYTQMGEQFGDAAGGSVEFADVPANLQEKVSGFAKQQGFKVQ, from the coding sequence GTGAACGGAGAGCTTCGGCGCAGGGGTCTGACGCGGGGGGATTTCTTGAGGCTGGGCGGGGGCGCCGTGATGGGTGCTTCCGTGCTTGGGGGGCTTGCCGGGTGCGGCGGCGGTTCGTCTGGTGGGAAGACGGAGCTGACGTTGTGGGCTTGGCTGCCGGACTTTCAGGAGCAGGTAGACATGTTCGAGAAGGCCCACCCGAACATAAAGGTCAAGCTGGTCAACGCCGGGCAGGGCGCCGACGAGTACCAGAAATTAAGGACGGCGTTGAAGGCCGGTTCCGGCGCCCCCGACGTGGTCCACATGGAGTTCCAGTTCGTGCCGACGTTTCGGCAGATCGAGGGCCTCGCCGACATCTCCGAGTACGGGGCAAACGACCTCAAGGGGGACTACGCCGAGTGGACGTGGGAGCAAGTATCGGATGGCGACGCCGTCTTCGCGATGCCGTGGGACAGCGGGCCGATGGGGCTCCTCTACCGCAAGGACGTCTTCGACGAGTTCGGGCTCCGGGTGCCGGAGACCTGGGAGCAGTTCGCGCAGCAGGCCGAGAAGCTCAAGCAGGCAAGCCCCGAAACCTTCCTCGCGGACTTCACGCCTGAGGATGGGGGTTGGATCACGGGCCTCATGTGGCAGGCCGGCGCGCGTCCGTTCAGCGTAGATGGCACCACGGTGTCGATAGACCTCGACAGTCCCGAGTTCCGGCGGCTCTCTGAGTTCTGGGGCGACCTGGTGGAGCGGGACCTGATCGCGACGAAGCCGGGCTTCACGAACGACTGGTACAGGTCCTTCGCGAAGGGCACCTACGCGACCTGGCCCACCGCGGCCTGGGGCCCGGTCTTCCTGGAAGGCGTGGCCGGGGAATCCAAGGGCAAGTGGCGGGCCGCGCCGCTCCCGCAGTGGGAGTCCGGGGCGCAGGCCTCCTCCAACTGGGGCGGCTCCACGCTGGCCGTCACCACCCAGAGCGAGTACCCGGAAGAGGCGGCCACGCTCGCCAAGTGGCTAACCAACGCCCCGGAGCCGACGAAGCTCTACACGACCAAGCAGTTCCTATTCCCGGTGCTCAACGAGCTGCTCGAGAGCCCGGACTTCAAGAACCTCAAGAACGACTTCTACGGCGGCCAGGCCGTCAACTCCGTCTTCGTCGAGGCCTCGAACAGGGTCGACACCGGATTCGAGTTCAGCCCCTTCCAGGACTACGTCTACACGCAGATGGGCGAGCAGTTCGGCGACGCGGCCGGCGGCAGCGTCGAGTTCGCGGACGTGCCGGCCAACCTCCAGGAGAAAGTCTCCGGCTTCGCCAAGCAGCAGGGCTTCAAAGTCCAATAA